One genomic region from Rosa rugosa chromosome 1, drRosRugo1.1, whole genome shotgun sequence encodes:
- the LOC133739866 gene encoding uncharacterized protein LOC133739866 has protein sequence MATATTNLLFQTNPLKWKQCYPNRFRLLRPLSAQPVKLSATFNQIKLQSLEKSRLIATNPKSKSAAESLQYRPAENPETCVVNKLWKYARKPVTTAAVLLGVLLLMYRPKPALASSVGRVRATCSPYDSADTESQLRYIDARDYSMSRTSVDTMGWVLYPYALYYGALAALFVMCRLLKCLDPSVLEWFKRQVKFLFLIVIIHRMWATRHNPSTVVKLQLQVNLSNAGRALQTDLNRIAETANTSTYTGVNSILTETAGTFLRHPDCFISASSYVAGKYGRDGAQNYLDQLSLEERIKLSEKPLVNVKNLKAESSTSQKSPNEIQDEYMEVNENQLDIKAESSTSQKSANEIQDEYMEVNDNQLDINAESSTSQKSANDIQDGCMKVIILVAVVGKHEFPTINSWDDLKEVLQLLTSIDPDDGIYAYGVEVLWSPQSSSSWGWRRWFK, from the exons ATGGCAACGGCGACTACTAATCTGCTCTTCCAAACAAACCCATTGAAGTGGAAGCAATGCTACCCAAATCGGTTCCGCCTCCTTCGTCCTCTCTCGGCCCAACCAGTCAAGCTCAGTGCAACCTTCAACCAAATTAAGCTTCAATCCTTGGAGAAGAGCCGCTTGATCGCAACCAACCCGAAATCAAAATCAGCGGCCGAATCTCTGCAGTACCGTCCAGCAGAAAACCCTGAAACATGTGTCGTCAATAAACTATGGAAATATGCTCGGAAACCCGTGACCACCGCGGCTGTGCTTTTGGGTGTGTTGTTGCTCATGTACAGACCCAAACCGGCACTGGCTTCCTCAGTTGGGCGGGTCCGTGCAACCTGCTCGCCCTACGATTCCGCTGATACGGAGTCGCAGCTCCGGTACATTGACGCGCGAGACTATAGTATGTCGCGTACGAGTGTGGATACTATGGGGTGGGTGTTATATCCTTATGCGCTATACTATGGGGCACTTGCTGCGCTATTCGTAATGTGCCGATTGCTAAAATGTCTCGACCCTTCTGTGCTCGAATGGTTTAAGCGCCAAGTCAAATTCTTATTCTTGATCGTTATTATTCATCGTATGTGGGCAACACGCCATAATCCATCAACTGTTGTCAAGCTTCAGCTCCAG GTTAATTTATCGAATGCTGGACGAGCACTCCAAACGGATCTTAATCGGATTGCTGAAACTGCAAATACTTCTACCTATACGGGTGTAAACAGTATTTTGACAG AGACAGCAGGAACTTTTCTCAGGCATCCTGATTGTTTCATCTCAGCCAGTTCATAT GTGGCTGGGAAATATGGTAGGGATGGGGCACAAAATTACTTGGATCAACTATCTCTTGAAGAGAGGATTAAATTAAGCGAAAAGCCACTTGTCAATGTGAAGAACTTAAAAGCAGAAAGCTCAACAAgccaaaaatcaccaaatgaAATCCAAGATGAATATATGGAGGTAAATGAGAATCAACTTGATATAAAAGCAGAAAGCTCAACAAGCCAAAAATCAGCAAATGAAATCCAAGATGAATATATGGAGGTAAATGACAATCAACTTGATATAAATGCGGAAAGCTCAACAAGCCAAAAATCAGCAAATGATATCCAAGATGGATGTATGAAG GTTATAATATTGGTGGCTGTTGTCGGGAAGCATGAGTTTCCCACCATCAATTCCTGGGATGACTTGAAGGAAGTTTTGCAACTGCTTACATCCATAGATCCTGATGACGGTATATATGCATAT GGAGTAGAAGTGTTGTGGAGTCCTCAATCCTCTTCCTCATGGGGCTGGAGAAGATGGTTCAAATGA